A single genomic interval of Ramlibacter sp. harbors:
- a CDS encoding tautomerase enzyme → MTIVTVTTPHGRLSGDQRRELSETLTDAVLVPEVGQPAPPARIGFQVHFAEKALDCLAIGGRLLSDQTPPPDVATIDVCVMDAAWPPSVRKQVIENVLAAMAKACGLEKPSPAWWVNFRTIDEGSWGSRGGVLSILDLLASGVFTPARIAEIRKALE, encoded by the coding sequence ATGACCATCGTCACCGTCACGACCCCCCATGGCCGGCTTTCCGGCGATCAACGACGCGAATTGTCAGAGACCCTGACCGACGCCGTTCTGGTGCCCGAGGTGGGCCAGCCCGCGCCGCCCGCGCGCATAGGGTTCCAGGTGCATTTTGCCGAAAAGGCGCTGGATTGCCTGGCGATTGGAGGCCGCTTGCTCAGCGACCAGACGCCACCACCCGACGTGGCCACCATCGACGTCTGCGTCATGGATGCCGCCTGGCCGCCGTCTGTGCGCAAGCAGGTCATAGAGAACGTTCTCGCCGCGATGGCGAAAGCTTGCGGACTGGAAAAGCCGTCGCCAGCATGGTGGGTGAACTTCCGCACCATTGACGAAGGCAGTTGGGGATCCCGAGGCGGCGTGCTGTCCATCCTGGATTTGCTCGCCAGTGGCGTCTTCACACCCGCGCGCATCGCGGAGATTCGCAAGGCTCTTGAGTGA
- a CDS encoding crotonase/enoyl-CoA hydratase family protein → MSTESKAPEVRTVIQDHVCVITLDNATKRNAITPDMMQQLSRQLTAFEDNDDLWVAVLDPAGEHTTAGLDMPQFFGPSATARPIPDDQVDPFGLKRRCHKPVISVVHGVTYTAGIEMMLASDIVIAADTARFGQLEARRGIAPLGGAHYRYLTRMGWGNAMYHLFLCEEFPAARALQLGLVQEVLPFGPHRARALEIARKICECAPIGLRATKEAALTYIHEGEQAAIAAIAGIRKKVFASADFKEGIQSFMERRSARFQGR, encoded by the coding sequence TTGAGCACTGAAAGCAAGGCCCCTGAAGTCCGCACCGTGATCCAGGATCACGTGTGTGTGATCACGCTGGACAACGCCACGAAGAGGAACGCCATCACGCCTGACATGATGCAGCAGCTGTCGCGGCAACTCACCGCCTTCGAGGACAACGACGACCTGTGGGTGGCGGTGTTGGACCCCGCCGGTGAACACACCACGGCAGGCCTGGACATGCCGCAGTTCTTTGGCCCGAGTGCCACGGCCAGGCCGATCCCGGACGACCAGGTGGACCCATTCGGCCTGAAGCGCCGCTGCCACAAGCCGGTGATCTCCGTCGTGCATGGCGTCACCTACACCGCGGGCATCGAGATGATGCTGGCCAGCGATATCGTCATTGCGGCCGACACGGCCCGCTTTGGCCAGTTGGAAGCCCGCAGGGGCATCGCACCTCTGGGCGGTGCGCACTACCGCTACCTGACTCGCATGGGCTGGGGCAACGCGATGTACCACTTGTTCCTGTGCGAGGAGTTCCCGGCAGCGCGCGCGCTGCAGCTCGGGCTGGTCCAGGAGGTGCTTCCCTTTGGACCTCACCGCGCCAGGGCACTGGAGATTGCCCGCAAGATCTGCGAATGCGCTCCCATCGGCCTGCGCGCCACCAAGGAGGCCGCGCTGACCTACATCCACGAAGGGGAGCAGGCAGCCATCGCCGCCATTGCCGGCATCCGCAAGAAGGTATTTGCTTCTGCGGACTTCAAGGAAGGCATTCAGTCATTCATGGAGCGGCGGTCCGCCCGCTTCCAGGGGCGCTGA
- a CDS encoding ROK family protein translates to MKACIDIGGTKVAVSLAPPTTDAARPPELQARRAEPTAKTGDNGALARQILRLLDEACAQAGVAPADVTGAGVSSCGPFVLNAGCVELATPNICGGLAGPARGLPNDWTHVPLEAALRQRFAHLRVENDGVAALEAERRWGALQGLDHCAYVTWSTGVGVGLCVDGRVLRGKNGNAGHAGHTFVSDTDLNALCGCGNVGDVEGLVAGNAVARRFEGDAAAMLTAAGAGDAAALAQVDALCRVMGRMLYNLTVTLDLQRISLGGSVFWHHRALLLPRLQAQLDGRLPALTAGVELVPAGLGERVGDYAALALVG, encoded by the coding sequence ATGAAAGCCTGCATCGACATCGGCGGAACCAAGGTGGCCGTGAGCCTGGCGCCACCCACCACCGACGCGGCGCGGCCACCCGAACTGCAGGCGCGCCGCGCCGAACCCACGGCCAAGACCGGCGACAACGGCGCGCTGGCGCGACAGATCCTGCGGCTGCTCGATGAAGCCTGCGCCCAGGCCGGGGTGGCGCCGGCCGATGTCACCGGTGCCGGCGTGTCATCGTGCGGGCCGTTTGTGCTCAACGCCGGCTGCGTGGAGCTGGCCACGCCCAACATCTGCGGCGGCCTGGCCGGCCCGGCGCGTGGCCTGCCCAACGACTGGACCCATGTGCCACTGGAGGCGGCACTGCGCCAGCGGTTCGCCCACCTGCGCGTGGAGAACGACGGCGTGGCCGCGCTGGAGGCCGAGCGCCGCTGGGGTGCGCTGCAGGGCCTGGACCATTGCGCCTACGTGACCTGGAGCACCGGCGTGGGCGTGGGCCTGTGCGTGGACGGCCGCGTGCTGCGCGGCAAGAACGGCAACGCCGGTCATGCCGGGCATACCTTTGTCAGCGACACCGACCTCAACGCCCTGTGCGGTTGTGGCAATGTGGGCGATGTGGAAGGCCTGGTGGCCGGCAATGCCGTGGCCCGCCGCTTTGAGGGTGACGCCGCCGCGATGCTCACCGCGGCAGGCGCCGGCGACGCCGCGGCCCTGGCGCAGGTGGACGCGCTGTGCCGCGTCATGGGCCGCATGCTCTACAACCTGACCGTCACTCTCGACCTGCAGCGCATCAGCCTGGGCGGCAGCGTGTTCTGGCACCACCGCGCGCTGCTGTTGCCCCGCCTGCAGGCCCAGCTCGATGGCCGACTGCCCGCACTCACGGCCGGGGTGGAGCTGGTGCCGGCAGGCCTGGGCGAGCGTGTGGGGGATTACGCGGCGCTGGCGTTGGTGGGCTGA
- a CDS encoding dihydroneopterin aldolase, translated as MNNALGSQTLTLTGLRFDANLGILDHEKTSPQPIQVDAELNLGPQDLRPRDDEITHVLDYRKVRQIIIDECTAEHVNLLESLIGKLAQRLMQLPGVLGVRVKIAKLEIFDDCEVAIRVEAGQW; from the coding sequence ATGAACAATGCCCTGGGCAGCCAGACCCTCACGCTCACCGGGCTGCGCTTTGACGCCAACCTGGGCATCCTGGACCACGAAAAGACCAGCCCGCAGCCGATCCAGGTGGACGCCGAGCTGAACCTGGGCCCGCAGGACCTGCGCCCGCGCGACGACGAGATCACCCATGTGCTGGACTACCGCAAGGTGCGCCAGATCATCATCGACGAATGCACGGCCGAGCATGTGAACCTGCTCGAAAGCCTGATCGGCAAGCTGGCCCAGCGCCTGATGCAGCTGCCCGGCGTGCTGGGCGTGCGCGTCAAGATCGCCAAGCTGGAGATCTTTGACGACTGCGAGGTGGCAATACGGGTGGAAGCGGGGCAGTGGTAG
- the dapA gene encoding 4-hydroxy-tetrahydrodipicolinate synthase — protein MSAPRYFGAVMSAMVTPFDAQGRLDLDAARRLARWLVDHGNDGLVVAATTGEASTLTDDERCDLVRAVSEAVTVPVVAGTGSNDTAHSVALTRQARGLGAAGVLVVSPYYNRPPQAGIEAHLRACAAATNLPVMIYDVPVRTGRRISPDVLLRLFREVDNIVAFKDATGDPPAAAALVAQAGEHFDLYSGDDPFTLPLLACGAVGVVGTSTHWTGPQFQQMLAAFRRGDMAAARAANALMLDSFAFINTDDSVFSMSIKAMLRSLGHAVGECRLPLPPTPPGVQAQAHKVWQALQPA, from the coding sequence ATGAGCGCGCCCCGCTACTTCGGCGCGGTCATGAGCGCCATGGTCACGCCGTTCGACGCGCAGGGCCGGCTCGACCTGGACGCCGCGCGGCGTCTGGCGCGCTGGCTGGTCGATCATGGCAACGACGGCCTCGTGGTGGCCGCCACCACGGGCGAGGCCTCCACGCTGACCGACGACGAGCGCTGCGACCTGGTTCGCGCCGTGAGCGAGGCCGTGACCGTGCCCGTGGTGGCCGGCACGGGCAGCAACGACACGGCCCACAGCGTGGCGCTCACGCGCCAGGCACGCGGCCTGGGCGCTGCCGGCGTGCTGGTCGTGAGCCCCTACTACAACCGCCCGCCGCAGGCCGGCATCGAGGCCCACCTGCGCGCCTGCGCGGCCGCCACCAACCTGCCCGTGATGATTTACGACGTGCCGGTGCGCACCGGCCGGCGCATCAGCCCCGATGTGCTGCTGCGCCTGTTCCGCGAGGTTGACAACATCGTGGCTTTCAAAGATGCCACCGGCGACCCGCCGGCCGCCGCCGCGCTGGTGGCGCAGGCCGGCGAGCACTTTGACCTGTACTCGGGCGACGACCCCTTCACCCTGCCCCTGCTGGCCTGCGGCGCCGTGGGCGTGGTGGGCACCAGCACGCACTGGACCGGGCCGCAGTTCCAGCAGATGCTGGCGGCCTTCCGTCGCGGCGACATGGCCGCGGCGCGCGCCGCCAACGCGCTGATGCTTGACTCGTTCGCCTTCATCAACACCGACGACTCGGTGTTCTCCATGTCGATCAAGGCCATGCTGCGATCGCTGGGGCATGCCGTGGGTGAATGCCGCCTGCCGCTGCCGCCCACGCCGCCCGGCGTGCAGGCGCAGGCCCACAAGGTCTGGCAGGCCTTGCAACCGGCCTGA
- a CDS encoding SDR family oxidoreductase yields MTTPAPRTVLVTGAAKRLGREIALALAAGGWQVAVHYRGSEQDAMKTVADCGRHAWTPAAFDADLADEAATRALVPRVVARMGRLDAVVHNASLFQHDTARSFGYTAMEAHMRINTGAAVLLAQALHAHLAGRDGTGALVNLLDQKLWNPNPDFFSYTLSKAALESANTLLAQALAPRLRVVGVAPGLTLTSHMLSDEKFEALHKLSPLGRSSSAADVAATVKFALENESITGTTLLVDGGQHLMKFERDFSLMQP; encoded by the coding sequence ATGACCACCCCCGCCCCGCGTACCGTGCTGGTGACCGGCGCCGCCAAACGGCTGGGCCGCGAGATTGCGCTGGCGCTCGCGGCCGGCGGCTGGCAGGTGGCCGTGCACTACCGCGGCTCGGAGCAGGACGCTATGAAAACCGTAGCAGACTGTGGCCGCCACGCCTGGACTCCAGCCGCTTTTGATGCCGATCTGGCCGACGAAGCCGCGACCCGGGCCCTGGTGCCGCGTGTGGTTGCCCGGATGGGCCGGCTGGACGCCGTGGTGCACAACGCCTCGCTGTTCCAGCATGACACAGCCAGAAGCTTTGGTTACACCGCCATGGAAGCCCATATGCGCATCAACACCGGCGCGGCCGTGCTGCTGGCCCAGGCCCTGCACGCGCACCTGGCCGGGCGCGACGGCACCGGCGCGCTGGTGAACCTGCTGGACCAGAAGCTATGGAACCCCAACCCCGACTTCTTCAGCTACACCCTGTCCAAGGCCGCGCTGGAATCGGCCAACACCCTGCTGGCGCAGGCGCTGGCGCCGCGGCTGCGCGTGGTGGGCGTGGCGCCCGGCCTCACGCTGACCAGCCACATGCTGAGCGACGAGAAGTTCGAGGCCCTGCACAAGCTCTCGCCGCTGGGCCGCTCGTCGAGCGCCGCCGACGTGGCGGCCACGGTGAAGTTTGCGCTGGAGAACGAGTCCATCACCGGCACCACGCTGCTGGTGGATGGCGGCCAGCACCTCATGAAATTTGAACGCGACTTTTCGCTGATGCAGCCATGA
- a CDS encoding multifunctional CCA addition/repair protein: protein MKIYRVGGAVRDALLGLPVSDHDWVVVGSTPEALTAQGYLPVGKDFPVFLHPETREEYALARTERKTAQGYHGFAIQAAPDVTLEEDLARRDLTINAIAQPADATGTDGLIDPHGGQRDLQARVLRHVTDAFREDPVRILRLARFAARFADFTVAAETLALMREMVADGEVAALVAERVWQELARGLMEQQPSRMFEVLRECGALQVLLPEVNKLWGVPQRAEYHPEVDTGVHLMMVLDMSARLDAPLAVRFACLTHDLGKGTTPADVLPRHIGHEERSARLLKGVCERLRVPTDCRELADVVAREHGNVHRSESLNAAAIVRLLERCDAFRKPQRFEQVLLACECDARGRLGLQEQPYPQRPRLLAALAAAQAVATKSIAESARLAGTTGPKVGELIQKARVAAVATDLSS from the coding sequence ATGAAGATTTACCGGGTTGGTGGTGCGGTGCGCGATGCCTTGCTGGGCCTGCCCGTGAGCGACCACGACTGGGTCGTGGTGGGCAGCACGCCCGAGGCCCTGACGGCGCAGGGCTACCTGCCCGTGGGCAAGGACTTCCCCGTGTTCCTGCACCCCGAGACCCGCGAGGAATACGCGCTGGCGCGCACCGAGCGCAAGACCGCGCAGGGCTACCACGGCTTCGCCATCCAGGCCGCGCCCGATGTCACGCTGGAAGAAGACCTGGCCCGGCGCGACCTCACCATCAACGCCATCGCCCAGCCCGCCGATGCCACGGGCACCGACGGCCTGATCGACCCCCACGGTGGCCAGCGCGACCTGCAGGCCCGGGTGCTGCGCCATGTGACCGACGCCTTCCGCGAAGACCCGGTGCGCATTTTGCGGCTGGCCCGCTTTGCCGCGCGCTTTGCCGACTTCACCGTGGCAGCCGAAACCCTGGCGCTGATGCGAGAGATGGTGGCCGACGGCGAAGTGGCCGCGCTGGTGGCCGAGCGCGTGTGGCAGGAACTGGCGCGCGGCCTGATGGAACAGCAACCCTCACGCATGTTCGAGGTGCTGCGCGAATGCGGCGCGTTGCAGGTGCTGCTGCCCGAGGTGAACAAACTGTGGGGCGTGCCCCAGCGCGCCGAGTACCACCCCGAGGTGGACACCGGCGTGCATTTGATGATGGTGCTGGACATGAGCGCGCGGCTGGACGCGCCGCTGGCCGTGCGCTTTGCCTGCCTCACGCACGACCTGGGCAAGGGCACCACGCCCGCCGACGTGCTGCCGCGCCACATCGGCCATGAGGAGCGCAGCGCGCGCCTGCTCAAGGGCGTGTGCGAGCGCCTGCGCGTGCCCACCGACTGCCGCGAACTGGCCGACGTGGTGGCGCGCGAGCATGGCAACGTGCACCGCAGCGAAAGCCTCAACGCCGCCGCCATCGTGCGGCTGCTGGAACGCTGCGACGCCTTCCGCAAGCCCCAGCGCTTTGAGCAGGTGCTGCTGGCCTGCGAGTGCGACGCCCGCGGCCGCCTGGGCCTGCAGGAGCAGCCCTACCCGCAGCGCCCGCGCCTGCTCGCCGCGCTCGCGGCCGCACAGGCCGTTGCTACCAAATCAATAGCTGAAAGTGCCCGGCTGGCGGGGACTACAGGCCCAAAGGTGGGTGAATTGATCCAGAAGGCACGGGTTGCGGCGGTGGCGACGGACTTGTCCTCCTAA
- a CDS encoding SAM-dependent methyltransferase translates to MTEAQSLTTALEKLVQRAIAQAGGWLPFDRFMALALYAPGLGYYASHSRKFGQMPESGSDFVTAPELSPLFGRALAVQVADALRATGTREVWEFGAGSGALAGQLLDALGEDVDRYTIVDLSGTLRERQQAALAGHAPRVQWASELPEQMRGVVVGNEVLDAMPVKLLVRTAGIWHERGVAWHDSRCTWADQPTELRPPVEVKGDHDYLTEIHPQAEAFMRTLADRLVQGAAFLLDYGFPEAEYYHPQRHMGTLMCHRAHQADGDPLADLGLKDITAHVNFTGVALAAQEAGLPTLGYATQARFLMNCGVVDLMAAASVAQRTNALKLVNEHEMGELFKVIALSRTLGWEPLGFLQGDRTHTL, encoded by the coding sequence ATGACAGAAGCCCAGAGTTTAACGACCGCCCTTGAGAAACTGGTGCAGCGGGCCATTGCGCAGGCCGGTGGCTGGTTGCCCTTTGACCGCTTCATGGCGCTGGCGCTGTACGCGCCCGGCCTGGGCTACTACGCCAGCCACAGCCGCAAGTTCGGCCAGATGCCCGAGTCCGGCAGCGATTTTGTGACCGCGCCCGAGCTGTCCCCCCTGTTTGGCCGCGCGCTCGCGGTGCAGGTGGCCGATGCCCTGCGCGCCACCGGCACCCGAGAAGTCTGGGAGTTTGGCGCCGGCTCGGGGGCGCTGGCCGGCCAGCTGCTGGACGCGCTGGGCGAGGACGTGGACCGCTACACCATCGTGGATTTGTCGGGCACGCTGCGCGAGCGCCAGCAGGCGGCGCTGGCCGGCCACGCGCCCCGCGTGCAGTGGGCCAGCGAGCTGCCCGAACAGATGCGCGGCGTGGTCGTGGGCAACGAGGTGCTCGACGCCATGCCCGTGAAGCTGCTGGTGCGCACCGCCGGCATATGGCACGAGCGCGGCGTGGCCTGGCATGACAGCCGCTGCACCTGGGCCGACCAGCCCACCGAACTGCGCCCGCCGGTGGAAGTGAAGGGCGATCACGACTACCTGACCGAAATCCACCCCCAGGCCGAGGCCTTCATGCGCACGCTGGCCGACCGCCTGGTGCAGGGTGCGGCCTTTCTGCTGGACTACGGCTTCCCCGAAGCCGAGTACTACCACCCGCAGCGCCACATGGGCACGCTGATGTGCCACCGCGCCCACCAGGCCGACGGCGACCCGCTGGCCGATCTGGGCCTGAAAGACATCACCGCCCACGTCAATTTCACCGGCGTGGCGCTGGCCGCGCAGGAGGCGGGCCTGCCCACGCTGGGCTATGCCACGCAGGCGCGCTTTCTCATGAACTGCGGCGTGGTGGACCTGATGGCCGCCGCCAGCGTGGCCCAGCGCACCAACGCGCTGAAGCTGGTCAACGAGCACGAGATGGGTGAGCTGTTCAAGGTGATCGCGCTGTCCCGCACCCTGGGGTGGGAGCCGCTGGGCTTTCTGCAGGGCGACCGCACCCACACTTTATGA
- a CDS encoding DUF2905 domain-containing protein has product MIRWLLVIFLALIFISWFTPLLQKLGVGRLPGDFRFRLFGREWFIPLASTVLLSVVAGLIAKWV; this is encoded by the coding sequence ATGATTCGCTGGCTCCTGGTGATCTTTCTGGCGCTGATCTTCATCAGCTGGTTCACGCCCCTGCTGCAAAAACTGGGGGTGGGTCGCCTGCCTGGCGACTTCCGCTTCCGCCTGTTCGGGCGCGAATGGTTCATCCCCCTGGCGTCCACCGTGCTGCTCAGCGTGGTGGCGGGCCTGATCGCCAAATGGGTCTGA